A single genomic interval of Bacteroidetes bacterium GWF2_43_63 harbors:
- a CDS encoding endopeptidase La, which produces MKKNKKDILREILFSDALSSDGDFIPLMSMEDEKSIQQEDIPDELPILPLRNTVLFPGVIIPITVGREKSIQLVRSVYKAKRIIGVVAQKDAQVEDPEPMDLYNVGTVAYIIKLLQMPDDTVTIIIQGRSRFQIDDFVKSDPYFIAKVHTYGRPQRLTGYSKLFPTLMSTVKETAMQILKEGSEVPAEARIAIENIESPWLLMHMISSNLKIQHTEKQKLLELTDLEQLGNDLLRHLTNELKMLEIKEQIHEKVKTDIDKQQRDYFLNMQLKTIQEELGGAPHEQEIKELQEKAAGKKWSETVAEVFDKEMAKLKRMNPSAAEFSIQLNYLEFLVELPWNDYTEDNMNLDHARVILDEDHYGLEKVKERIIEYLAVLQLKGDMKSPILCLLGPPGVGKTSLGRSVARSLERKYIRMSLGGLRDESELRGHRKTYIGAMPGRIIQSLKKVKSSNPVFVLDEIDKVSGNTMQGDPQAALLEVLDPEQNNTFYDNYLEVDYDLSRILFIATANNLSTIHPALRDRMEIIDLSGYTQEEKLEIAKRHLIPKQLGENGMAKSKLKFADKVINTIISDYTRESGVRALEKTIAKVIRHYATDFAMGRKIEPLKVEHLEKILGIPSFQRNKAQLKPAIGLVTGLAWTVFGGEILYVEATLSKGKGMLTMTGNLGDVMKESATLAFEYLKSHAKELKIDAEKLDNYNVHIHVPEGATPKDGPSAGITIFTALTSVLQNKPVKNDIAMTGEITLRGKVLPVGGIKEKILAARRSGIKTIIISEENRKDLSEIEDRYLADIKFHFVKEMKEVLPIVF; this is translated from the coding sequence ATGAAAAAAAATAAAAAAGATATTCTCAGAGAAATTCTGTTTAGTGATGCTTTATCTTCAGATGGTGATTTTATTCCACTTATGTCGATGGAAGATGAAAAATCAATTCAACAGGAAGATATTCCGGATGAACTGCCCATTTTGCCATTGCGCAACACGGTGCTTTTCCCGGGCGTAATCATTCCAATTACAGTTGGCCGTGAAAAATCGATACAGCTGGTTCGCAGTGTTTACAAAGCAAAGCGCATAATCGGTGTTGTTGCTCAGAAAGATGCCCAGGTAGAAGATCCGGAACCAATGGATTTGTATAATGTAGGTACAGTGGCCTATATCATCAAATTGTTGCAGATGCCCGACGACACCGTCACCATTATTATTCAGGGCCGCAGTCGTTTTCAGATTGATGATTTTGTGAAATCGGATCCGTATTTTATTGCTAAAGTGCATACTTACGGCCGTCCGCAGCGGCTTACAGGTTATTCGAAACTCTTCCCTACCCTCATGTCGACGGTAAAGGAAACAGCCATGCAGATTCTGAAAGAAGGTTCTGAAGTTCCGGCCGAAGCACGCATTGCGATTGAAAACATCGAAAGCCCGTGGTTGCTGATGCATATGATTTCGTCTAATCTGAAAATCCAGCACACCGAGAAGCAGAAATTGCTTGAATTGACAGATCTGGAGCAGCTTGGAAATGATTTGCTGCGTCATTTGACCAACGAGCTGAAAATGCTCGAAATCAAAGAACAGATTCACGAAAAGGTAAAAACAGATATTGATAAACAGCAGCGCGATTATTTTCTGAATATGCAGCTCAAAACCATTCAGGAAGAACTGGGTGGCGCTCCGCATGAGCAGGAAATCAAAGAGCTGCAGGAAAAAGCCGCCGGTAAAAAATGGTCAGAAACTGTTGCCGAAGTTTTCGACAAGGAAATGGCCAAGCTAAAGCGCATGAATCCTTCGGCAGCTGAGTTTTCGATACAACTCAATTATCTGGAGTTTCTGGTTGAATTGCCATGGAATGATTACACCGAAGACAATATGAATCTGGATCATGCCCGCGTCATTCTCGACGAAGACCATTACGGGCTTGAAAAAGTGAAAGAGCGGATAATCGAATATCTGGCTGTGCTGCAGCTGAAAGGCGACATGAAATCGCCGATCCTGTGCCTGCTTGGCCCTCCCGGGGTTGGCAAAACGTCGTTGGGACGCAGTGTTGCCCGCTCACTTGAACGCAAATACATCCGCATGTCGCTCGGCGGCCTCCGCGACGAATCTGAATTACGCGGCCATCGCAAAACCTATATCGGCGCCATGCCCGGACGAATCATTCAGAGTCTGAAAAAAGTGAAATCGTCGAATCCGGTTTTTGTGCTGGACGAAATTGACAAGGTGTCGGGCAACACCATGCAGGGCGACCCGCAGGCAGCCTTGCTCGAAGTACTAGACCCTGAACAGAACAACACTTTTTACGACAATTACCTTGAAGTCGATTACGACCTGTCAAGAATACTTTTCATTGCAACGGCCAACAACCTTTCAACCATTCATCCTGCACTGCGCGACCGCATGGAGATTATTGACCTGAGCGGTTACACACAGGAGGAAAAACTGGAGATTGCAAAAAGGCACCTGATCCCGAAACAACTCGGCGAAAACGGAATGGCAAAGTCAAAACTGAAGTTTGCCGACAAAGTCATCAACACCATTATTTCGGATTATACCCGTGAATCTGGTGTGCGGGCACTTGAAAAAACAATTGCAAAGGTAATCAGGCACTACGCCACAGACTTTGCAATGGGCAGAAAAATTGAGCCATTGAAAGTGGAGCATCTTGAAAAAATTCTGGGTATTCCTTCGTTCCAGCGCAATAAGGCACAGCTAAAACCCGCAATAGGACTTGTTACAGGTCTTGCCTGGACTGTTTTTGGCGGCGAAATTCTGTATGTCGAAGCAACGCTGAGCAAAGGAAAAGGGATGCTCACCATGACCGGAAATCTGGGCGATGTGATGAAAGAATCAGCTACCCTGGCCTTTGAGTATTTGAAATCGCATGCCAAAGAACTGAAGATTGATGCGGAGAAGCTCGATAATTACAATGTTCATATCCACGTTCCTGAAGGCGCGACACCCAAAGACGGGCCTTCGGCCGGAATAACAATTTTTACAGCCCTGACAAGCGTGCTGCAGAACAAACCGGTGAAAAATGATATTGCCATGACCGGTGAAATTACACTGCGAGGCAAAGTGCTACCAGTTGGCGGAATCAAGGAAAAAATTCTTGCTGCCCGACGCAGTGGAATCAAAACCATTATCATTTCCGAAGAAAACCGCAAAGACCTGAGCGAAATCGAAGACCGCTATCTGGCCGACATCAAATTCCATTTCGTGAAAGAAATGAAGGAAGTGCTGCCAATTGTATTTTAG
- a CDS encoding glucose-1-phosphate thymidylyltransferase: MNIILFDSFTRMHLLPLTFTRPVAELRAGITTVFEKWQRWFPNSVSCLAPDYIKPVFPVTVSADNILIDGSIIPDQQMVSAILQLKENSVLTDADNNILAARLSESQVQGLLLFSEYLDLSQLRPQSIETIRTHTAITNPWDLFSMAGDLLKDDFLFLTKDRKSAPLHASNRYVNPENIFIEEGAVVEFSILNASSGPIYIGKDTEVMENCVIRGPFALGEHSTLKMSSKIYGPTIIGPHCKVGGEVNNSVFLGYSNKAHDGFLGNSVIGEWCNLGADTNNSNLKNTYEEVKLWSYVKKGFASTGLQFCGLIMGDHTKCSINTMFNTGTVTGVSCNLYGDGFHRNFVPSFSWGSTAKLTDFQFEKAMVVAERVMARRGLQLTDSVRNMLNHIFSHTEEWHNK; this comes from the coding sequence ATGAATATCATCCTGTTCGACAGTTTCACCCGTATGCATCTGTTGCCGCTGACTTTCACCCGCCCGGTGGCAGAACTGCGAGCTGGTATTACCACTGTTTTCGAAAAATGGCAACGCTGGTTCCCGAACTCCGTTTCGTGTCTGGCTCCTGATTACATCAAACCGGTGTTCCCGGTTACAGTATCAGCCGATAATATTTTGATCGACGGATCCATCATCCCCGATCAGCAAATGGTCAGCGCTATTCTGCAGCTGAAAGAAAACAGCGTTTTGACTGATGCTGACAATAATATTCTGGCGGCACGCCTGTCGGAATCACAGGTTCAGGGGTTATTGTTATTTTCGGAATATCTCGATCTCTCCCAACTGAGGCCTCAGTCAATCGAAACAATCCGTACGCATACTGCCATTACGAATCCCTGGGATTTGTTTTCAATGGCCGGAGATCTGTTGAAAGATGATTTTTTATTTCTGACAAAAGATCGGAAAAGCGCTCCCCTGCACGCCTCGAACCGCTATGTGAATCCGGAAAATATATTTATTGAAGAAGGTGCTGTTGTCGAATTCTCTATTCTGAACGCCTCCTCAGGCCCAATTTACATTGGCAAAGACACCGAAGTGATGGAAAATTGTGTCATCCGCGGACCTTTCGCGCTTGGCGAACACTCGACGCTGAAAATGAGTTCGAAAATCTACGGACCAACCATCATCGGACCGCATTGCAAAGTCGGCGGCGAAGTGAACAACTCAGTTTTTCTGGGCTATTCGAACAAAGCCCATGATGGATTTCTCGGCAATTCGGTCATCGGAGAATGGTGCAACCTTGGAGCCGATACCAACAACAGCAATCTGAAAAACACCTACGAAGAAGTCAAACTCTGGAGCTATGTGAAGAAAGGGTTTGCTTCGACAGGCCTGCAGTTTTGCGGACTTATCATGGGCGACCATACCAAATGCAGCATCAATACGATGTTTAACACGGGAACCGTTACCGGCGTCTCGTGTAATTTATATGGAGATGGTTTCCACCGCAACTTCGTCCCTTCGTTTTCGTGGGGAAGTACCGCCAAACTGACAGATTTTCAATTTGAAAAAGCAATGGTAGTGGCGGAACGGGTAATGGCTCGAAGAGGTCTGCAACTAACTGATTCAGTGCGCAATATGCTTAACCATATTTTCAGTCACACTGAAGAATGGCATAATAAATAA
- a CDS encoding 50S ribosomal protein L31 has protein sequence MKKGIHPESYRFVVFKDTSNDYSFMTRSTVNTKDTIVWEDGKEYPLVKLEISHTSHPFFTGKMKLVDTAGRVDKFKSRYQKHYEQKGESK, from the coding sequence ATGAAAAAAGGTATTCATCCCGAGAGCTACAGATTCGTTGTATTCAAAGATACATCAAACGATTATTCTTTCATGACCCGTTCAACGGTTAATACAAAAGATACCATCGTTTGGGAAGACGGAAAAGAATATCCGCTCGTGAAACTCGAAATCTCACACACTTCTCATCCGTTCTTCACCGGAAAAATGAAACTGGTTGACACTGCCGGCCGTGTTGATAAATTTAAAAGCCGCTACCAGAAACATTACGAACAAAAAGGCGAAAGCAAATAA
- a CDS encoding AAA family ATPase, with protein sequence MIIRHSEKELIALSKQFKAVAVTGPRQSGKTTLVKKVFADKPYVNLENPDTRRFAIEDPRGFLNSYPEGAILDEVQRVPEIFSYLQQILDDSKQNGRFILTGSNNFLLQENISQSLAGRVAYLFLLPLSYGEIGDYSNVNGLLLKGCYPAIYSSDTDHLKFYQNYIRTYVERDVRLIRNISDLYTFEKFLHLLAGRTGQLLNMSSVSNDVGVDVKTIGAWISVLETSFIVFRLRPYHENFNKRVVKMPKLYFYDTGLVCSLLGIENETQLKTHPLRGSLFENAVIIDFLKRRYNAGKESNLYFWRDNTGNEIDLLLVNSDKKTPVEIKSSQTISGDFFKGIQFWNKLSNTESGYIVYGGDTIQKRSNGITAIPFQKMNEIDE encoded by the coding sequence ATGATAATCCGTCATTCTGAAAAAGAACTCATTGCCTTATCGAAACAATTCAAGGCTGTTGCAGTGACTGGCCCGCGGCAATCGGGTAAAACAACGCTGGTGAAAAAAGTGTTTGCCGATAAGCCTTATGTAAACCTTGAAAACCCAGACACGCGCCGCTTCGCCATTGAAGATCCCAGGGGCTTTTTGAATAGCTATCCCGAGGGTGCAATACTGGATGAGGTTCAGCGTGTACCGGAAATTTTCTCGTACCTGCAACAAATACTTGACGACAGCAAACAGAATGGAAGGTTTATTCTCACCGGATCGAACAATTTTCTTTTGCAGGAGAATATATCACAGAGCCTGGCCGGCAGGGTGGCTTATTTGTTTTTGCTGCCATTGAGTTATGGTGAAATCGGAGACTATTCCAACGTCAACGGTCTTTTGCTGAAAGGTTGTTATCCAGCCATCTACAGCTCTGATACGGACCACCTCAAATTCTATCAGAATTATATCCGTACCTACGTTGAACGGGATGTAAGACTAATCAGAAACATTTCCGATTTATATACGTTTGAAAAATTTCTGCACCTGCTGGCCGGCCGGACAGGACAATTGCTGAACATGAGCAGCGTCTCAAACGATGTCGGCGTGGATGTTAAAACAATCGGAGCGTGGATAAGTGTGCTTGAAACAAGTTTTATTGTTTTCAGACTCAGACCCTATCACGAGAATTTCAACAAACGTGTTGTAAAAATGCCAAAACTCTATTTTTACGACACCGGACTTGTCTGCAGCCTGCTGGGGATCGAAAACGAAACGCAGTTGAAAACTCACCCGCTACGGGGCAGTCTGTTCGAAAACGCTGTCATAATAGACTTCCTGAAACGTAGATATAATGCTGGCAAGGAAAGTAATTTGTATTTCTGGCGCGACAATACCGGAAACGAAATAGATTTGTTATTGGTTAATAGTGACAAGAAAACACCTGTTGAAATCAAATCATCACAAACAATATCAGGTGATTTTTTCAAAGGAATCCAGTTCTGGAACAAACTTTCAAATACGGAAAGCGGCTACATCGTTTATGGTGGAGATACAATACAGAAACGCAGCAATGGTATTACAGCCATACCGTTTCAGAAAATGAATGAAATTGATGAATGA
- a CDS encoding bifunctional demethylmenaquinone methyltransferase/2-methoxy-6-polyprenyl-1,4-benzoquinol methylase, with protein sequence MNNFSSEENKSREVVEMFNDIAPTYDKINRRLSFSIDVIWRRKLRKAVRKFNPQQILDMSAGTGDLTIELSKLNPKQLVAADPSEKMLEIAEVKLSKAGIMAEFVKCSAEATPFASSRFDLITCSFGVRNFASLEKGLKEMHRILAPGGHFVILEFGMPTSFFWRNVYKFYFNNILPLRGRRLSRHNSAYTYLNQTVQQFPYGKDMVKILTSCGFETVRTIKLSGGIAWMYVGRKI encoded by the coding sequence ATGAACAATTTCTCCTCCGAAGAAAATAAATCGCGCGAAGTGGTTGAAATGTTTAACGACATTGCGCCAACCTACGATAAAATCAACCGACGTCTTTCTTTCAGCATCGATGTGATCTGGCGCAGAAAGCTGCGGAAGGCCGTGCGAAAATTCAATCCGCAGCAAATCCTTGATATGTCGGCCGGCACCGGAGATCTCACCATTGAACTTTCGAAGCTGAATCCAAAACAACTTGTTGCAGCGGACCCGTCGGAAAAAATGCTTGAGATTGCTGAAGTAAAACTCAGCAAAGCCGGTATTATGGCGGAATTTGTAAAATGCAGCGCCGAAGCAACGCCCTTTGCATCAAGCCGGTTCGATCTGATCACCTGCTCATTCGGCGTGCGGAATTTTGCCTCACTTGAAAAAGGGCTGAAGGAAATGCATCGCATTCTCGCGCCCGGCGGGCATTTCGTGATTCTTGAATTTGGTATGCCAACCAGTTTTTTCTGGCGCAACGTTTATAAGTTTTATTTTAACAATATTCTTCCACTGCGTGGCCGCCGTCTGTCGCGCCACAACAGCGCCTACACGTATCTGAACCAAACCGTGCAGCAATTTCCCTACGGGAAGGATATGGTGAAAATACTGACCAGTTGCGGGTTTGAAACAGTCCGTACAATAAAATTGTCGGGCGGAATTGCGTGGATGTATGTGGGTAGGAAAATATAG
- a CDS encoding TonB-dependent receptor: protein MINFSREKILFFLLLLVPAFAVAQQKTTISGRITEKGSGETLIGVNVYIPSLKTGTVSNAYGFYSITFSSDREVEMVFSYVGFSAVSIRVKPGENAEKDITLSPNVELKEVVITDSVLNKVSDNAQMSNFQLPVEYVKEIPALLGEKDVFKALQLLPGVQKGNEGSSGLYVRGGGPDQNLIILDDATVYNANHLFGFFSLFNGDALKSIELIKGGFPARYGGRLSSVVDMNMKDGNREKISGEGGIGIISSRLTLEGPIIKNKSSFLISGRRTYIDALMRPFMNKENGTFGYYFYDLNAKINYEFDKKNRLYLSGYFGRDKFHFAEANNLTSNSSRFKAGMFWENATATLRWNHVFSNKVFSNASLIFSNYGLNIYQEEEYDDSRFSLDYSSGIRDLGLKYDFTYYPNTYHTIRYGMQSTWHRFKPSAVVLEMTSTDDFVSEISSIHTLENSIYIEDEWKWNRWRGNLGMRAFDFITDSCHYISPEPRVAVGFMLTELSSMKASWTMMNQSVHLLSSTGMGLPTDLWVPSTKNIKPQKAWQAALGYARDLPKGLALTIEGYYKKSDNVIGYREGASFMMINDPSDANQFSWEENITAGQGWSYGAEILLQKKTGKWTGWVGYTLSWTQLQFDELNSGEKYYAKYDRRHDISIVNMHKINDVFTVSCVWVFSSGNALNLPVETYDAISHDAGSNAYPYYNTSFYGPKNSFRLNPYHRLDVGLQHHQKREKTVHTWEIGMYNMYNRHNPYFYYVENNYITGDNQLKQVSLFPMIPSFSYSIKF, encoded by the coding sequence ATGATTAATTTTTCCCGGGAGAAAATACTCTTTTTTCTTTTGCTCCTTGTGCCTGCATTTGCTGTGGCACAGCAGAAAACCACAATAAGCGGCCGTATTACAGAAAAAGGATCGGGCGAAACACTCATCGGTGTCAATGTCTATATTCCTTCTTTGAAAACCGGCACAGTGAGTAATGCTTATGGCTTTTATAGCATCACATTCAGCAGCGATAGAGAAGTCGAAATGGTTTTTTCATATGTTGGATTTTCCGCCGTAAGCATTCGGGTGAAGCCGGGCGAAAATGCAGAAAAAGACATTACATTGTCGCCCAATGTTGAATTGAAAGAAGTCGTTATTACCGACTCGGTGCTCAATAAAGTAAGCGATAACGCGCAAATGAGTAATTTCCAGCTCCCGGTTGAATATGTAAAGGAAATTCCAGCGCTGCTTGGCGAAAAGGATGTGTTCAAAGCTTTGCAATTATTGCCGGGTGTTCAGAAAGGAAATGAAGGCAGCAGTGGTCTGTATGTGCGTGGCGGTGGACCCGATCAGAACCTGATTATACTTGATGATGCTACGGTATATAATGCAAATCATCTTTTCGGATTTTTCAGTCTTTTCAATGGCGATGCACTAAAAAGCATCGAACTCATCAAAGGTGGCTTCCCAGCTCGCTATGGTGGTCGCTTATCATCGGTGGTTGACATGAATATGAAAGATGGAAACCGCGAAAAAATCAGTGGAGAAGGTGGCATCGGAATTATTTCTTCGCGACTGACACTCGAAGGTCCGATTATTAAAAACAAATCATCCTTTCTGATATCCGGCCGCAGGACTTATATCGACGCACTTATGCGACCGTTCATGAATAAAGAAAACGGCACTTTTGGATATTATTTTTACGATTTGAATGCAAAAATAAATTACGAGTTTGATAAAAAAAACCGGCTTTATCTGAGTGGATATTTTGGTCGCGATAAATTTCATTTTGCCGAAGCCAACAATCTTACATCCAACAGTTCGCGGTTTAAGGCAGGCATGTTCTGGGAAAATGCAACAGCTACGCTGCGATGGAATCACGTCTTTTCAAACAAAGTCTTTTCCAACGCTTCGTTGATTTTCAGCAATTACGGTTTGAATATTTATCAAGAAGAAGAATACGACGACTCCCGGTTCAGTCTCGATTATTCGAGCGGAATTCGTGATCTGGGGCTGAAATACGACTTTACATATTACCCCAATACTTATCACACTATTCGCTACGGAATGCAATCAACATGGCACCGTTTCAAGCCTTCTGCCGTTGTTCTCGAAATGACCAGCACTGATGATTTTGTTTCGGAGATCAGTTCCATTCATACGCTTGAGAATTCAATCTACATCGAAGACGAATGGAAATGGAACCGCTGGCGTGGCAATTTGGGTATGAGAGCATTTGATTTTATTACAGACTCATGCCATTATATTAGCCCGGAACCGCGCGTTGCTGTTGGTTTTATGCTCACTGAACTTTCCAGCATGAAGGCTTCATGGACAATGATGAACCAGAGTGTCCACCTGCTGAGCAGCACCGGAATGGGCCTGCCGACTGATCTCTGGGTCCCTTCAACTAAAAACATAAAACCGCAGAAGGCCTGGCAGGCTGCACTGGGATATGCCCGCGATCTTCCAAAAGGTCTTGCTCTTACAATAGAAGGTTATTACAAAAAAAGCGATAATGTGATTGGGTATCGCGAAGGCGCAAGCTTTATGATGATTAATGATCCGTCCGATGCCAATCAATTCAGCTGGGAAGAAAACATCACTGCAGGTCAGGGCTGGTCGTATGGGGCTGAAATTCTGCTACAGAAAAAAACAGGCAAGTGGACCGGGTGGGTAGGATATACGCTCAGCTGGACTCAGCTTCAGTTTGACGAGCTCAACAGTGGTGAAAAATACTATGCAAAATACGACCGTCGTCATGATATTTCAATTGTGAATATGCATAAAATCAATGATGTATTTACGGTTAGCTGTGTTTGGGTATTCAGTTCCGGCAACGCTTTAAATCTGCCTGTTGAAACCTATGATGCTATTTCTCATGATGCTGGCAGCAATGCTTATCCGTATTACAACACATCGTTTTATGGACCGAAAAACAGTTTTCGCCTTAATCCTTATCATCGCCTGGACGTTGGTCTGCAACACCATCAGAAGCGCGAAAAGACTGTTCACACCTGGGAAATTGGCATGTACAACATGTATAACCGGCACAATCCCTATTTCTACTATGTCGAAAACAACTACATAACTGGTGACAATCAGTTAAAGCAGGTTTCTCTGTTTCCAATGATTCCGTCATTTTCATATAGCATAAAATTCTGA
- a CDS encoding radical SAM protein, with translation MLDCFNREINYLRVSVTDRCNLRCTYCMPADGVPMLTHTDILSFDEIADVVRYGAGQGITKVRITGGEPLVRKGIVNLVSILSKINGIKELTMTSNGILLPVFAKELKAAGLHRINISLDTMNAERFAATTRGGNLNDVIAGVDAAIEADLTPVKLNCVIKNSPEDPDAISVKEFAVSRGIEVRYIHLMDLHLGEFSKVIGGDGGNCASCNRLRLTANGNLIPCLFSNLEYNVRKLGLEKAFEMALGNKPVSGTTSNTHGFYNTGG, from the coding sequence ATGTTAGACTGTTTTAACCGCGAAATAAATTACCTGCGTGTATCGGTCACTGACCGCTGCAACCTGCGCTGCACCTACTGTATGCCTGCAGACGGAGTTCCGATGCTTACGCATACCGATATTTTATCTTTCGATGAAATTGCTGATGTTGTTCGCTATGGAGCAGGGCAGGGAATAACGAAAGTGCGCATTACAGGCGGAGAACCATTGGTGCGAAAAGGCATTGTAAATCTTGTTTCTATTCTTTCTAAAATCAATGGAATAAAGGAACTCACTATGACCTCGAATGGGATTCTGCTTCCGGTTTTTGCGAAAGAACTGAAAGCAGCCGGTCTGCATCGAATCAACATCAGTCTCGACACCATGAATGCAGAACGGTTTGCCGCAACTACGCGTGGCGGAAATCTGAATGATGTTATTGCCGGAGTCGATGCGGCTATTGAAGCGGATCTTACTCCTGTGAAACTGAATTGTGTGATTAAAAATTCTCCTGAAGATCCGGATGCAATATCTGTAAAAGAATTTGCTGTTAGCCGCGGAATTGAGGTACGTTATATTCATCTGATGGATTTACACCTCGGCGAATTCAGCAAAGTGATTGGAGGCGATGGTGGAAATTGCGCATCGTGCAATCGCTTACGCCTGACTGCCAATGGAAATCTGATCCCATGTCTGTTCAGTAATCTTGAATACAATGTTCGAAAACTCGGATTAGAAAAGGCATTTGAGATGGCACTCGGAAACAAACCGGTTTCAGGAACTACTTCAAACACGCATGGATTCTATAATACCGGAGGATGA